The Chloroflexota bacterium region GCCAATACGCTCAATATCACTGATACCATGGGCTATTCCATTCCGGAAGAGTTCGGCAAGCTCATCGATGGCATCTTCCACAACGTTCCGGGTATCGATAAGACAATTATCAGCGTTCACTGCCACGATGACCTTGGTCTGTCGGTGGCAAATAGCCTGGAGGCCGTCAGGCGCGGGGCCAGGCAGGTGGAGTGCACTATCAACGGCATCGGGGAGCGGGCGGGTAATGCGTCGCTTGAGGAAATCGTGATGGCCATCAAGACCCGCAGTGACCTATTCAACCTCGGCACCGGTATTGATACCAGGCAAATCTATAAAACCAGCCGGATGGTCAGCGAGCTGACCGGTTTTTCCGTGCAGCCGAATAAAGCCATCGTTGGCGCCAATGCCTTCCGGCATGAGTCGGGGATACACCAGGACGGGGTTATCAAGATGCCCATCACCTTTGAAATTATCGACCCCAAAACCGTAGGCATACCAGCGAGCAGCCTGGTGCTGGGCAAGTTAAGCGGTCGTCATGCCCTGCGTGAGAGGCTGGCTGAACTGGGTTACAGTCTGGAAGATGAAGACTTCAGTCGCGTCTTTCGCGCCTTCAAAGAGCTGGCGGATAAAAAGAAAGAAGTAACCGACCGGGATGTCGAATCGCTGGTTGCCGAGGAGCAGCGCACGGTTTCAGAGCTCTATCACCTTGATCGAATTCAGATATCCTGCGGCGACCGTGGCATTCCAACGGCATCGGTGGTGCTAATCGGCTCTGGGGGAGAAGCGTTATCTGATGCTGCACTGGGCAGCGGGCCGGTTGATGCTGCTTTTAAGGCAATCGATAAAATAGTGAAAGTGCCCAACACACTCACCGAATTCAGTATCAAATCGATTACCGAGGGCATTGACGCCATCGGTGAGGTGCTGTGCCGGATTGAGAGTGATGGCGTTACCTACACCGGTCGGGGGGCAGACACAGATATCATGGTAGCGAGTGCCAAGGCGTACATGAATGCCCTCAATCGTTTGCTGGCCGGCAAGAAAAAAGCTGGGTAGGTGCTGAGATGCCTATCGAACTGGAAATGGTGCTGCGTCTCCTGCTGGCCGCTGCTCTGGGAGCGATTATTGGGTACCAGCGGGAAAGGGCGGGAAAACAGGCGGGGCTGAGAACACATATTCTCATCTCGGTCGGTGCCGCTCTTATCTCCCTACTTTCCATTTATGGTTTTGGTGCTGCCAGTGACCCGGCCAGGGTGGCTGCTGGCGTGGTGGTCGGCGTTGGTTTTCTGGGAGCTGGCGTTATCCTGCACCGTCAGGGAGGCATTGTTGCCGGCCTGACCACGGCGGCTACAATCTGGGTGGTAGCCGGGATAGGCCTTGCCGCTGGCACCGGTTTGTATATTGTTGCGGCGGTAGCTACGGCTCTTGTTCTCGGCGTACTGATAATGCCTCGCTGGATAGGATAAACTTCATTAGGAACACACAAAAATGGCTGAAGGAAGGGAATAAGGGAATAGAGATGAATCTGGCTGAGAAGATACTGGCGGCGCATACGGACCGGAAGAAGGTGAGTCCTGGAGAATTCGTCAATGCCAAGGTAGATGTGATTCTCGGCAATGATATAACGGCACCGATTGCTATCAAGGAATTCCAGAAAATCGGCGTGAGCCGTGTCTTCGACCCGAAGAAAGTCGTGATGGTGCTCGACCACTTCATGCCCACCCGGGACATCGCCTCCGCTGAAATCGCCAAGATGATGCGCGAGTTTTGCGGCGAACAGAAGGCGGTGTTCTTTGAAATCGGTAAGGCGGGAATTGAGCATGTTCTGCTGCCAGAGCAGGGCATTGTGCTTCCCGGTCAGGTGGTCATAGGCGGCGATTCACATACCTGCACCTACGGGGCGGTGGGTGCCTTTGCCACCGGCGTGGGCTCAACCGATATGGCCGCGGCCATGGCGACCGGTGACCTGTGGATGAAAGTCCCCCAGACTATTAAATTTATCTACCATGGTAATCTGGGAAAATGGGTGTCGGGGAAGGACCTCATCCTCCACACCATCGGTGACATTGGTGTTGACGGTGCACTCTATTCGGCGATGGAGTTCACGGGAGAGGCAATCGATGCTCTGCCCATAGACGGGCGGTTCACCATGGCCAATATGGCCATTGAAGCCGGGGGCAAGGCGGGACTTTTCCGGGTGGACAATAAAACACAACTTTACATAAAATCCAGGGCACAGGGTCCATATAACGTGTATGAGCCTGACCCCGATGCTGAATATGCCAAGGTCATTGAGTATGACGTCACGGGGCTGGAACCGCAGGTGGCATTTCCTCATTCGCCGGCCAATGCCAGGCCGGTCACTCAGGCGGGGGACATAAAAATCGACCAGGCAATTATCGGCAGCTGCACCAATGGCAGAATTGATGATTTAAGGGTTGCCGCTCAGATATTGAAAGGGAAGAAGGTGCATCCCAGCGTACGATGCATAGTTATTCCAGGGTCCCAGCAGGTATATGCTGAAGCTTTAAACGAAGGGCTTATTGCGGTATTTATTGAAGCCGATGCTGCGGTAAGCACGCCTACCTGTGGCCCGTGCTTCGGTGGGCACACCGGCGTGCTGGCGGGAGGCGAGCGATGTATATCCACCACCAACCGCAACTTCGTTGGCCGAATGGGGCATCCCAAATCGGAGGTATATCTCGCCAATCCGGCGGTTGCCGCCGCCAGCGCCGTAACCGGCAGAATCAGCCATCCGGATGAGGTTGTTAAATGAAACGGGCCATGCGGAAAAAAGAGAAGGAAATCACCGACGCCGCTGAGCTTGAGCAGATTATAAAGCAGGCAAGAGTATGCCGGCTCGGTTTCGTGGATGGCAACGAGCCTTACGTGGTGCCGGTCTGCTTCGGCTACGAAGATAACGCCTTTTATTTTCACTGCGCGCCGGAAGGCCGCAAAATCGACCTTATCAAAAAGAACAACCAGATCTGCGTGGAAGTAGAGGCTGATGTTCAGGTTATCAATGCCGAGAAACCCTGCGGCTGGTCAACGAAGTACCGGAGCGTTATCGGCGTGGGCCGGGCGCATATTCTGGAAAATGAGGAAGACAAAATCCGTGGTTTGACGGCGCTTATGCGGCAGTTCGGGGATAAGGAGCCGGACATTGAATTTGAGAAGGCCGACCGCGCCGCGGTGGTGAGAATCGATATTGAACATATCGCCGGCAAGAAATCGGGGTACTGAGAAATACGAGCGATGGTCAAGATGCGGAAAAGCTGGCGTGAGAAACTGCGTGACAGCAAAGACCTGCCCAGAGTGGTGGAAATTAACGATAAGATGAGCAAGCGGTGGGGAACGGGGACATGTGTCATCCCTGCCCCAATCGAAGTCGATGAAATCATGAGAAGTGTGCCGAAAGGCAGGCTGATCACGATTAACCAGATTCGTGAGTCCCTGGCTCGAAAACACGGTGCCAGCATCGGTTGTCCCATTACCACAGGTATTTTCTGCAATATCGCCGCCCGTGCCGCCGAGGAAGATGCCAGCGAAGGCGGGAAAAAGATTACCCCCTACTGGCGGACGCTGAAATCCAAGGGAGAGCTGAACGAGAAGTACCCGGGTGGGGTGGAGGCGCAGATTGTCCATCTTCAGTCCGAGGGTCATACCGTTGAGCCGGGCAGGGGGAAGAAGCCGCCGGTGATAAAGGACTTTGAGAAGGCGCTAGTGGAGATTTAGAATTGACACTTTGCTTATGACTAAGAAGGAATATCATGCTGAACTCAATTATGAGAAGTTCTATTACGGGGCACTAGCATGGAAATAAAAGATATTAAACTGTCTGAAATTCGCATATCTGAACTGAATACGAGGAAAGACTTGGAGTCAGGAACAGAAGATAGCAGTTTATCTGACCTAGCAAATAGCATAAAAGAAAAAGGATTGCTGAATCCAATAACTGTTAAAAGAAACGAATCTGACACTTACGACTTAATTGTTGGACAGCGGCGCTTTCTTGCTTGTCAAAATCTAGGGTGGCAATCTATTCCAGCAATCATTAGAGATATTGCAGATGATACAGATGGTACCATAATCTCTCTAATAGAAAATGTACACAGGGCAGATATGAACCCTATAGATAAAGCAAGAGCTTATGAAAAGATTTATGAGGAATATAAGGACTACAGTAAGATAGCAAATGAAACAGGTGTGTCAGTAGCAACTATTAAAAGATACCTAAAAATTCTTGACCTTGCCCCATCTATTCAAGAAAGACTCTCAACAGCAGATGGCCCAGCAGGTATAGCAACTTTATCTAAAATAGCCGAGACTTTTCCAGTAGAACAGCAGGAAGAGGTTCTCAATAAAATTGGGGGCTTTAAACAGCAAATACAATTGGAAATGATTAAGAGGAGTGGCGGTAATTTAAGTGAACTAGAGGTTCTAAAAGGCCAAGCATTGGAAGGGGCTTTGGATGTGCGTTTATGTAGAGGTCTTGAAAAGTGTACCTTTATTCCGCCTGAGCTACGAGGATTAGTGAAAAGTGCAGTGGAGAAGTTTAAGAAGGATGGCAGCACTCAAGAGTTGGAGATATAGCAGAGAATCAAAATGGTGAGGAGGCTTCCTGATGCTAAAAGGTAAAGTTTACAAGTACGGCGCCGATGTGAATACCGATGTCATAATTCCGGCGCGTTATCTCAATATCTATGACCCGGTGGAGCTGGCCAAGCACTGCATGGAAGATATTGATGAGGATTTTCTAAAAAGGGTGGAGCCGGGCGACATCATCATGGCGACCACCAACTTTGGCTGCGGCTCTTCGCGGGAGCATGCCCCTATGGCGATAAAGGCAGCCGGCATTTCCTGCGTTATCGCCAAGAACTTCGCCCGCATCTTCTTTCGCAATGCCATCAATATCGGCCTGCCTTTACTCGAGTGTGAGGAGGCGGTGGACAACACCGAATCGGGCGATGTCCTGGAAGTAGACCTCTCTAAGGGGGAGATAAAAAACATAACCAAAAAACTGACCTTTACCGCCAATCCCTATCCCGACTTCATGGCCGAGATTATATCCTCGGGCGGACTGATTGAATATACCAAAAAACGTTTGACGAGCAGGAGGGTTTAGCATGAAATTTAATATTGTGGTATTACCCGGCGACGGCATTGGCCCGGAAATAACCGAGGCCGCGGTCAATGTACTTCAGGTGGCGGGTAAGAAGTTCGGTCACACGTTTGAACTGTACAACGGCCTTATCGGTGGGGTGGCGATTGATGCCACCGGTGTACCGCTGCCGCCGGATGTGTTGAAAATGAGCCGGAAAAGCGATGCCGTATTGATGGGAGCGGTCGGTGACCCCAGGTTTGATGTTCCAGACGCCAAGGCTCGTCCCGAAGATGGTATGCTGGCGCTGCGCAGGAAGCTGGGGCTCTTCGCCAATCTGCGTCCGGTCAGGAATCTTCCAATGCTCGTCAATGCCACCAACCTGAAACCCGAGGTGGTTGAGGGAGTTGATTTCATCTTTGTCCGTGAACTTACCGGCGGACTATACTTCGGCCGACCGAAAAAACGCTGGCAGACGCCAAAAGGCTGGCGGGCAGTGGACACCATGACCTATTCGGAACAGGAGATTGAGCGTATTGTTCGGGTCGGTTTTGAGCTTGCCCGCGGCAGAAAGAAAAAGCTGGTCTCGGTTGACAAGGCCAATGTGCTGGAATGTTCACGGCTGTGGCGACAGGTGGCGACGGGTCTTTCGGCAAAATACCCCGATGTGGAACTGGAGCACATGCTGGTGGACGCTGCCTCCATGCGCCTGATACAGAACCCGAAGCATTTTGACGTCATCGTCTCCGAGAACACGTTTGGCGATATTCTGACCGATGAAGCATCGATGCTGGCGGGCTCAATGGGGATGCTGCCTTCAGCCAGCCTGGCCGGCGTGCCCCAGGAGGGTGTCAGAACCCTTGGCCTTTATGAACCGATTCACGGCAGCGCCCCCCGTCGTGCCGGCCTGAACATGGCCAACCCCATCGCCACCATACTCAGCATGGCGATGATGCTTCGTTACTCCTGTGGATTGGACAGAGAAGCACAGGTGGTCGAGAAGGCTGTCATCGACGTATTGAATGATGGCTATCGCACCTACGACATCATGGACGAAGGCATGACGCAGGTCGGTACCAAAGAGATGGGCGAATTAATCGCCGGGAAAGTGTGATAAGAAGCTGCCTCATTTCTTCTGCATGAGCTCGATGGAGAAACCGCCAACAGCGTCGGTGCCGTAGTAAGCCCATTTCACCGTCGGGGTTTCGGCGCTCTGGGTAATCTTAAACCCTTTCTCGGCCATTTTGGCCGTTTCCTGCTCAATATCGTCGACGAAAAAGCCGATATGCTGGATGCCCTCTCCTTTTTCCTTCAGGAATTCCTTGACCGGCGTATCGCCCTCCAGCGGCTGTATCAGCTCGAAAGTCAGGTCGCCCACACCGCCCTCGGCGTGCCTTAAGTCGAGTTCCCATTCCGCCGGTTTGCCCTGCAAGGTTTTATCCGCCAGCGCTACTTTACCCTGCGGTCCGAGCAGGGGAGGGAATGGCCCTATTCCCAGCGCTTCGTAAAACTTGATTGCCTTTTCCATGTCCCCGACCACCACCGAGACGTGATGGAATTTCCAGTTCTGATGCATGATACGTACCTCCTTTGTAAATGTCAGCTATCTTATTATATAAGGCTGGTTCATCTGCGTGCGCTTATGCTTTATGCTTTACTGGGCATTTAGTATAATACTTAAAAAGGGAAACCTTTGGCAAGTTGAGTTCACTGTAATCGAAGCGGGGGAAACAAATATGGGAGAGGAAATAAAGAGCGCGCTGGAAATAGCCATGGAGAAGGTGGAGAAACTGGGGGAGGTAACGGAAGAGGAACGTATGAAGTGGAAATACGTTCCGGAAGGGGAGAAACTGGCCGCGCGGCACTTAAAACAAAACCTGAATTTACTATCCGAGCTGGGCAAGTTCGAGGAAAAGGCGAAAGGGTACGTTATCGGAGGGGCTCAGGACGTGCTGGTACGGAACGTAGAGCTGCCCAGAAACGATTATTTGCGCAAGAAGAACAAGCGGGTGATGGAAGGGATAAAGCTACTGAAGAATGACAAGGTGAGCGCGGAGAACGTTTTCAGCAAGATGAGGCGTGTTTTTGACCACTATGCGGAGCAGGGCGAACAGCAGCGAAAACAGGCGTATGAGTCGTTGAAGGTTGATGTTGAAGCGAGGATACAGCAGGCGGTTAAGCAGCAGATGGGTTCGCTGGCCAATGTCAGAATCGACGTGGAAAGCCAGCCTCAGTTCCAGGAGGAATGGCGCCATATGCTGGCACAGCTGGACATGCAATATACAAAACTGCTTGATGAATACAAACAGGAGCTGTCGGCAATACCGTAGAGGAATCAGATGACTGCTAACGATGACCGAATTGAATATGCCGTCTGGCGCACCGAGGTGATACGGCTACCGAAACAGAAACTGGCTACTTTCGGCACGACCAATATCCACTACTACCTGCTTACCGAGCCGGCATACGCAGAGCTGACCAGGGAGGTTAATGAGACGGTGGTACGGGAAGGGAGGGTTATTGCGGAAAGGCCGAAGATAGTCACCCCGTACTATCTCTCCCATCTGGAAGGGTTCAGCCATGAAGCTCGCCGTTACCTTGATGCGCTCATCAAGACCTATGGTTCCGATGCCCCGGGCCTCTTTTACACCTACCGAAATGAGCCCAAGGAGCTTAACATTGTCTCGGGGCACTGGCGGACCGTGGTCGACAGGCTTAATGCTGAGATTGATAAGCATGGTGACCCCCTGGCGGCAATCATAAAGGGTGAAGACGAGCTCTGGGATGTGTCATTGCTCAAATTCATCTATGAAGTGGCCAGAGGTTCATTACCGCACCATATCGCACAGATGGGGGCGAGAGGGCTGCTGGACATGGATGCCAGTGGCGTACCCATGGATGCTAGGGTGAGAATCGAGGAGATGTTCCGTCGGGTGATGAAGGGCGAATTCGACCCGGATGAACTGAAGAAGGAGCTCGACCTCTGGAACCTCTTTGCCGAGTACCAGGATAGATTTTTTGCCATCTTCAGAAAGAAGTAGCTGGAAATATGCAGCCGAAAGGACTTGCGGGATGAATATTGCCTTTATTGAAGCACGCGACCTCTCCGAAGCCTGGTTCCAGTGTGTCTGTAAAACGCTGACCGACGGTTTCGAGTATAAAATCGAGCGGGGAAGCTATGCCGGTCAGAACCGGAAGGAGCTTGACTTCGTCGTCGTTAAGATTCAATATCCTGGGACAAGGCCGCTGGTACCCGATGTGCCGCAGGGGGTGCCGCCGCCAAGCACGATGGATTATATAGAGGAATACCTGCCATACCTGATGGCGGCACACCGGAGAGAGGGAGAGCAGTATACCTACGGCCAGTACCTGGAAAAACAGATCGCCGAGGTAATCAAGATGTACCAGGAAGATGGCTATAACACCAATCAGGCCTTTATGGCGGTGGGTGATGCCCAGTCCATCTTTCTTTCCGACCCTCCCTGCCTGAGGGCCATAGACACCCGAATCAGGCATAACAAACTCAACTTCGTGGTCTACTTCCGTTCCTGGGACCTCTGGGCCGGTTTTCCTTCAAACCTGGCGGCAATTCAGCTGCTGAAGGAATATATGGCCAGTGAGGTAGGGGTTGAGGACGGGGAGATAATCGCCATGAGCAAGGGCCTGCACCTCTACGAGTATTCGTGGGAACTGGCTAAAATTGCGGTGAGAATGGATTGAAGATAGAGCTCACAGTAATGGCAGTTTTAATCTCATTTTGTTTACTCGGCGCCGGGTGTGCTGGCACGAAGGATTTTAGCAAACGGTTAAACCAGATTGTCAGGCCTTATCGTTTCCACATCGCGCAGTGGGAGGCCAGTACCTTTGCTGAGGGGGTCAGGGGGGCAATTGGTGGCCGGGACAAGGCAACTGGCGATGAAATGGAACAGGTAAAGGATTACTTTGATACGGTAGAGCGGATTAAAACCGTGACATCTGAGATAGAGGCGATAAAAGCGGGCAACAAGACGGGCGACCTGGCTTCTCTTGAAGCTGAACTGAGTGAATTGCGGCAGAAAAGGGATTCTCTGGTGAATGCTGCGGAAAAGGTCATTGCCGGGCAGATAAAGGAGATACTTACTCGGCAGGATATCTATCATCCAATTGATAAGTACGTAAAGTTTAAAGTAAATTTCCCGCCCTTGAACTTCAAACTGGAGAGACCGCCTCATTTGCTGGTCATCTCTCCCCGGGACAGAATTGAAACCATGCGGGAGATTGTGCTCCGACAGGAAGTTGGGGTGGCAGAAATACAGCAAATTGAAGGAGAAGTTGATAAACTGGGCGTGTCTTCAATCGTGGTAGGACTCGGTGGTTTTGGCGGGACTTACCCGGCATTTGTGACCAACGAGGCAAGTCTGCGATTTACCGTTGACGCGGCGGCAGAGGAGTGGCTGCATCAGTACCTGTTCTTCAAACCCATGGGGTTTCGTTACGCGCTGGACGTGCTGGGTTTAAAACGCGACTATGAAATTGCCACCCTGAATGAAACCGTGGCCAGTATGATTGGCAAAGAGATCGGTGATATGGTTGCGGAGAGTTACTATCCAGATTTGAAAAGCACGGACAGCGAGCAGAGTAAAAAGTCGGAGTTTGATTTCGATCGTGAGATGCGCGAGATACGAAGGGTGGTGGATGGCTATCTGGCGCGGGGTGAAATCGAGCAAGCTGAGGCATTTATGGAGGAGAAGCGACAGTACCTCGCGTCAAAGGGATACCAGATAAGGAAGCTGAACCAGGCTTACTTTGCCTTTTATGGTGCCTATGCCGACCGGCCGACCTCCATAAGTCCCATCGGGGATGAGTTGAAGAGGCTGAGAGAACAGAGTGACTCACTAAAGGAATTCCTGGAAACGGTGTCATCTATGACGAGCCGCAAGGACCTGCTGGAAAGACTGAAATAAAACATTTATGGTATACTGGTGAAGCTCGTATTTTGGTGTCACTTAAGTATACGGGAATCATTGCTGTGGAAACATTTTTCTTAAGCCAATACAAAAGTCCGCTTGGAAAGTATATCATCGGCAGTTCTACTAGCGGCGCTGTCTGCGTCAAAACTGAATCACATATGACATCAATGGCGGCGCGGTGGCGTAAAAGAGGCATCGAAGTCAAAGACGCTAAAGGTCATAATGATGGAATAATCGCTGAGCTCAATGCCTTCTTCACCGGTGATTTGCATCAGTTCAGCGTTCCCGTCGACCTTCGTGGCACGGAGTTCCAACGTCAAGTCTGGAATTTACTCTTGAATATACCTTATGGAGAGACCAGGTCATACGGCCAAATAGCCGGAGCACTGGGACGCCCCGAGGCCAGTCGTGCTGTTGGACAGGCCATTGGCACCAATCCGGTGGCGATTATCGTGCCCTGCCATCGCGTTATCGGGGTCAACGGCGGATTGGTGGGCTATGGCGGTGGACTGCACCGGAAGCAGGCGCTTCTCGAACTGGAAGCCCAACACCTCGGTAAACACTGACTTCTCCTCGCAGAGTGATATGGAACGAGCCACTATTTCTCTGCAGCCCAGGCCACCCTATTCTTTCGCTCTCACTGCTGCCTATGCCACCTTCTTTCGGGGTCGTTACGGTGGGGACGTCTTTGAAGATGGAGTCTATCAGCGATTGCTGGGCCTGGGGGAATGGCTTTGTCTGGCCAGTGTTCGAGCTTCAGGCACAGTGGATTCGCCACTACTGGAGGTAGAACTCCTCGACCCAACTCTTGACGGTGCTATGATAGCCAGAGCACGTGAGCGAATAGGTTGGATACTGGGTATTGACCGGGATATAAAACCATTCTACCGGATGGCAATGAATGACCGGGCGCTGGCGCCGCTTGTTCGGGGGCTGTGGGGCCTTCATATTCCCCATGCGGCATCGGTTTATGAGGCGCTCATTCAGGCAATTCTGGGACAGCAAATCAGTGCCCATGTGGCGCGCAAGCTGCGCACAGACCTCATCGAAATTTATGGTCCAACCCTGGAAGTAGCGGGCACCGTTTACCATAGTTTCCCTCGACCTGATGCTCTGGTGAGCGCCGGGATAGATGGGCTGCGCGCTCTGGGGTTCAGCGCCAGGAAGTCAGAATACATTATTGATATTTCCTCCGGAGTTGTCACCGGGGAACTTGACCTAGAAGGCCTGCACGCGTTTTCTGACGAAGACGTAATCCGAATGCTGACCGGCCTTCGTGGCGTTGGCTTGTGGACGGCGCAGTGGCTGCTTATCCGTGCCCTGGGGCGTGATGATGGCTTCCCCCACGATGACCTGGCTCTCTGCCGCGTCCTCGGGCAGTTACTGAATAAAGGTGAGCCATTGAAGCCGGAAGAGGCTCTGGAGTATTCATCACGCTGGTCGCCCTATCGCAGCTATGTTACTGCTTACCTGTTCGCTGCCATGCGGTCAGGGTATGCTTTCCCGTCGGTGTAGCTTGAAGGTGAGTATACGAATTAAAAACTGGGGAAAGTTATCTCCTCGCCGGTAATGAACTCAAGCAGTGCCGGGCGGTTCTCCTCTTGATTGGCACGGATGGCACGCTGGATGGCCGGTGCGACATCGGCAGGCTTTTCCACCCTTTCGCCATAACCGCCCATGGCACGTCCCATATCAGCATAGTTGCCGCCGAGGTCCCGGCTCTGGTAGCGTTCGTGTGAGATGGGCATGTGATCTGTCTCAATCGCCATAGTAGAGTTGTTCAGCACGATGGTGATAATCGGAATACTACTCCGCGCCGCAGTTTCAAAATCGAGTCCCACCATACCGAAGGCAGCATCGCCCATGAAGTTGATGGCCACTTTATCAGGTTTGGCCAACTTGGCACCCATGGCAAGTCCAAGACCAGTGCCCAGTCCGTGTGATTTACCCCAGCCGAGATAACTGCGGGGAGCAGTCGCTGTATAAAATGGCACCAACTGGTCGCGCGGACTCCCGGCGTCGTGGGTAACGATGGCATCCTTCGGGTCGATGGTGTGCATGAGTTCCCATATGACCCGGTAGGGATTGATTGGCACCTCGTCTGAGGTGAGTTTGCCAAGCCATTCTTTCATCCAGTCATCTTTTATCTTCTTTATTTCGTGAGCGACATTGCCATCACCTTTGCGCCCTTGTTTGCCAAGTCGCTCTTTTATTACCTCAATGAACTGCTGTAGCACCAGTTTGGCGTCGCCGATGATGGGGTAGTCCGTATAATAATATTTGTTAATGTCTCCAGCATCGGCGATGGCTTGAATAATTACCTTTCCCGAAGGTATTTTCGTAGACATAGTATGAGTGGAAAAACTGCAACCAACGCCGAAGATTACATCAGCCTTATCAAGAAAATGATGCACCGGTTTGGTCATAACACGGGCACCTGTCCCCAGGGAGAGGGGATGGTTTTCCGGGAAGGCACTCTTGCCCAACAGGGTGGTCATCACTGGCGCCTGCAGTAGCTCGGCCAGCTCTACCAGCTCATTCCATGCTTCAGCGTAGAGCACCCCCTGACCGGCATGGATAACCGGACAGCGTGCATCCACCAGTACTTGGGCAACTTTATCTATATCATTTGGATCACCAGCAGCCCGTGAGGACTTTACCGGGTGATAATCAAAGGGCTCTATTTCTTGATTGGCAACATCGGCAGGTATTTCCAGCATTACCGGACCTAGCTTGCCGGTGCGCAGTTGAGAGATGGCACGTCGCATGACTTCAGGTATTCGTTCCGCTATGTTAACCTGCTCTATCCACTTGGTTATAGCCTCATAACTACGGATGGAACTGAAATAAGGCTTTATCCAGGCCCGCTCCCGGTGATGACCCAAGGGGAGGATAAGCACCGGTACTGAATCGGAATAAGCCGTGGCCACTCCTGAAAAGGCGTTCTCTGTTCCAGGGCCGTACTGCATGGCAAAGACGCCGAGACGTTTCCCATTCGTAACGCGACTGTAACCGTCAGCGATGCCCACGCCAACACGCTCCTGTCGGCAAACGACAGGTCGCAGCCCGGCTTTAGCCGAAGAATCTATGATGCCTGTGGTTGGGAAGCAACTGAGAAACTCAGCTCCCTCAAGTTTGAGAATCTCCGCGATGGCATCACTAACTTTCACGATAAAACACCTCCAGATTTATATTCTATCGATTTTACCACAAGTGAATTAGAGATTGCATTTGCAGCCACACACAGTCGTTGGGTCGAATCCTACCCCGGCTACTAAAATGATGAATTACCGCCGCCGATACTGGCGGTTATTGCTGGGGAGCAGGCTGGACCACATTGGTGGCATTTCCCTGAAGAAAGTGAATTACATTGTCAACCGCCATGGCCAAGCCAGCCAGTGTGGCTTCCGGGACCATAGCCGCGGTGTGCGGTGACAGGACCGCATTATCCAGGTTACGCAGTGGGTGGTCCGGTGGCAGGGGTTCCTGCGCGAAAACATCCAGGCCGGCACCGGCAATCACACCGTTTGTCAGCGCCTCTACCAGGTCCTGTTCATTGACTATGGAACCACGTGCCGTGTTAATCAATATTGCTGCTGGTTTCATCAGCATCAGTTCGCGTTTGCTGATAAGATTATTGGTCTGCGGCGAGCCCAGTACATGAATTGATACTACATCCGACTGACGCATCAACTCGTCAAGGGCAACAAACTCAACATCGTGCTGTGCAGACCGTTCTGGTGAAGGGTTAAAGGTCCAGGCAATAACCTTCATACCGATGGACTTCCCCAGTTGTATCATCCGTTGTCCAATACTTCCGGTACCAATCACTCCCAGTGTCTTGCCGGAAAGCTGCAAAGCATAGCCGCGTGCCCATCCACCGGCTCGAAGGGTACGGTCATTCTGAGCTATTTTGCGACCT contains the following coding sequences:
- a CDS encoding 2-isopropylmalate synthase; protein product: MDKVIIFDTTLRDGEQAAGGSLNLKEKLEIARQLEKLGVDVIEAGFPISSPGDFESVKFIAQEVRGSIICGLARANPNDVDRAWEAIKGAAHPRIHVFVSSSDIHLMHVLKKDRDEILQLTRDMVARAKSYTDDIEFSPMDASRTEPAYLYQILQVAIEAGANTLNITDTMGYSIPEEFGKLIDGIFHNVPGIDKTIISVHCHDDLGLSVANSLEAVRRGARQVECTINGIGERAGNASLEEIVMAIKTRSDLFNLGTGIDTRQIYKTSRMVSELTGFSVQPNKAIVGANAFRHESGIHQDGVIKMPITFEIIDPKTVGIPASSLVLGKLSGRHALRERLAELGYSLEDEDFSRVFRAFKELADKKKEVTDRDVESLVAEEQRTVSELYHLDRIQISCGDRGIPTASVVLIGSGGEALSDAALGSGPVDAAFKAIDKIVKVPNTLTEFSIKSITEGIDAIGEVLCRIESDGVTYTGRGADTDIMVASAKAYMNALNRLLAGKKKAG
- a CDS encoding MgtC/SapB family protein is translated as MPIELEMVLRLLLAAALGAIIGYQRERAGKQAGLRTHILISVGAALISLLSIYGFGAASDPARVAAGVVVGVGFLGAGVILHRQGGIVAGLTTAATIWVVAGIGLAAGTGLYIVAAVATALVLGVLIMPRWIG
- the leuC gene encoding 3-isopropylmalate dehydratase large subunit, with product MNLAEKILAAHTDRKKVSPGEFVNAKVDVILGNDITAPIAIKEFQKIGVSRVFDPKKVVMVLDHFMPTRDIASAEIAKMMREFCGEQKAVFFEIGKAGIEHVLLPEQGIVLPGQVVIGGDSHTCTYGAVGAFATGVGSTDMAAAMATGDLWMKVPQTIKFIYHGNLGKWVSGKDLILHTIGDIGVDGALYSAMEFTGEAIDALPIDGRFTMANMAIEAGGKAGLFRVDNKTQLYIKSRAQGPYNVYEPDPDAEYAKVIEYDVTGLEPQVAFPHSPANARPVTQAGDIKIDQAIIGSCTNGRIDDLRVAAQILKGKKVHPSVRCIVIPGSQQVYAEALNEGLIAVFIEADAAVSTPTCGPCFGGHTGVLAGGERCISTTNRNFVGRMGHPKSEVYLANPAVAAASAVTGRISHPDEVVK
- a CDS encoding pyridoxamine 5'-phosphate oxidase family protein, translated to MKRAMRKKEKEITDAAELEQIIKQARVCRLGFVDGNEPYVVPVCFGYEDNAFYFHCAPEGRKIDLIKKNNQICVEVEADVQVINAEKPCGWSTKYRSVIGVGRAHILENEEDKIRGLTALMRQFGDKEPDIEFEKADRAAVVRIDIEHIAGKKSGY
- a CDS encoding MGMT family protein, which codes for MVKMRKSWREKLRDSKDLPRVVEINDKMSKRWGTGTCVIPAPIEVDEIMRSVPKGRLITINQIRESLARKHGASIGCPITTGIFCNIAARAAEEDASEGGKKITPYWRTLKSKGELNEKYPGGVEAQIVHLQSEGHTVEPGRGKKPPVIKDFEKALVEI
- a CDS encoding ParB/RepB/Spo0J family partition protein; translation: MEIKDIKLSEIRISELNTRKDLESGTEDSSLSDLANSIKEKGLLNPITVKRNESDTYDLIVGQRRFLACQNLGWQSIPAIIRDIADDTDGTIISLIENVHRADMNPIDKARAYEKIYEEYKDYSKIANETGVSVATIKRYLKILDLAPSIQERLSTADGPAGIATLSKIAETFPVEQQEEVLNKIGGFKQQIQLEMIKRSGGNLSELEVLKGQALEGALDVRLCRGLEKCTFIPPELRGLVKSAVEKFKKDGSTQELEI
- the leuD gene encoding 3-isopropylmalate dehydratase small subunit, translated to MMLKGKVYKYGADVNTDVIIPARYLNIYDPVELAKHCMEDIDEDFLKRVEPGDIIMATTNFGCGSSREHAPMAIKAAGISCVIAKNFARIFFRNAINIGLPLLECEEAVDNTESGDVLEVDLSKGEIKNITKKLTFTANPYPDFMAEIISSGGLIEYTKKRLTSRRV